AACTGCTGAAAGTGTTAATTCTAACTCTGAAAATCTCATTAAAATATCTGAAGATTTGATTCAAAAAATTAAATTATTTAAAATATAAAAACAAAATGAGAGTCGTTTTAAACGACTCTCATTTTCGTTGAAACCCTAATGGGTAATTATGGTTAAACTAATCTAACGTTAGCAGTCTGAGGACCTTTTGCTCCGTCAACTACATCGAATTCAACTTTTTGATTTTCTTCTAAGTTCTTAAAACCATCCATTGTAATTGCTGAGAAATGTACGAATACATCGTCTCCGTTTTCTGTAGTAATGAAACCATAACCTTTTTTTGAATCAAACCATTTAACTGTACCTTTCAAGATAGTACCTCCAAAATAAACTGAGATGTCATTTACAAATATCAGTTTTTAAATATTACATTAAAATTATATATGTTTTGAAACAAAAAGTCAAATGGTTTATGTAACGATTTGAATTCAAAAAATTACATTAAGTGTTTTATAAAATATAAAATCTTTAAAAAGTCCAATTTATTGATAATAATCTTTAAAAAAATAAATTATTTATAAATAAATCTATTTAATCATTTTATATGGAACTTTACTTTATTAAAATATCATTATAAAATAAAAATATGAAAATTATTTTCGTTTTTTATGTTATTTTATGTTTTTTATAATTAAAATAGAAATTATTTTCAAAAGGAGATGTAAAATATTATGTATTATATGGGAGTGGATATAGGAACGACGAATACAAAAGCTGTTTTATTTGATGAAAAGAATAATTTAATAGATATTAAAAGTTTTGGATACAAAATAATAAAAAATAAAGATGATAGATTTCAAGAACAAGATCCAGAAACAATATTTTATGGGGTATTGAATGTTATTAAAAATTTAAAAGAAAAATATGATTTAAATGAAAAAAATTTAAAATTTATTTCATTTAGTGCCATGATGCATA
The Oceanotoga teriensis genome window above contains:
- a CDS encoding cold shock domain-containing protein, with amino-acid sequence MKGTVKWFDSKKGYGFITTENGDDVFVHFSAITMDGFKNLEENQKVEFDVVDGAKGPQTANVRLV